In a single window of the Terriglobus roseus genome:
- a CDS encoding RidA family protein, translating into MKIKFAALATALTLSFAAAHAQVVVKHIQPNEKSPIATAVWAGDTLYVSGQLADPVTPADAAKGTAADYGDTKTQTASILSKIQKILKEQGLDMKDVVKCTVFLAADPKLGKIDFANMNASFSQYFGTKEQPNKPARSAFQVANLVGPGYLLEIEMIAVKGK; encoded by the coding sequence ATGAAGATCAAGTTTGCAGCCCTCGCAACCGCCCTCACACTCAGCTTCGCTGCCGCGCACGCGCAGGTCGTGGTGAAGCATATCCAGCCGAACGAGAAGTCGCCTATCGCCACCGCAGTGTGGGCAGGCGACACGCTGTACGTCAGCGGACAACTTGCGGATCCCGTCACGCCCGCGGATGCAGCGAAGGGAACGGCCGCTGACTATGGCGACACCAAGACGCAGACCGCCAGCATCCTCTCCAAGATCCAGAAGATCCTGAAGGAGCAGGGACTGGACATGAAGGACGTTGTGAAGTGCACGGTATTCCTCGCAGCGGATCCAAAGCTTGGCAAGATCGACTTCGCAAACATGAACGCCAGCTTCAGTCAGTATTTCGGCACGAAGGAACAACCGAACAAGCCGGCGCGTTCGGCCTTCCAGGTTGCGAATCTTGTAGGTCCGGGCTACCTGCTTGAGATCGAAATGATCGCGGTCAAGGGGAAGTAA
- a CDS encoding TonB-dependent receptor domain-containing protein: MISAAAPMHAQSYYGTLKGVVKDATGSAVPNAEVTMTDVGTKITRKTVTSGSGEYVFNAVDPGTFNISVSATGFQGYERKAVVVATQQVVAVDLPIAVGSSTTVVEVTATEPLVDSATASNGQVFDTQKMVDLPNLGRNPFLLTKLNNNVTATGDPRFNRFQDQSGSSAISVAGGPINMNNYEVDGVPITDFSNRAVIIPSVEAVQEMKIQANTYDAEAGRTGGGNFNTLLKSGSNTLHGNLYGSTRQSNWAANTWNNNFNGTGRPVTTQYSYEGSVGGPIWKDRLFFNVTEEGYRQRSPLAADYYLPTDLERSGDFSQTKVKDSAGNIVPLNIYDPSTATSGNRTAYAGNRLPALNAVAVKALAALPRCVGSCISNTTVYGSPNFHPTDILGDRADEFIGKVDFQVLKRWLANASYMHYGSKEPGGDPLGSFAGASSSYLLYRKVDAVTLNNVITLTPTTVLTVGYGQNRFPNNTLDLTSNYNTATQLGIQGPFGTSVQKQAFPELAFSQLPQLGTNNSGPQVYYSRQIVAGIAKSMGRQSVKLGYVFRSISVDFTNVSTANGVFNISNTFTAINPTAKNGPAGQQTGADLADFLLGYPTSGSVQTTSKIALNVRYHAAYLQDDIRVNDKLSINAGLRYEYELGIYERNNRYAVGFDRNVNSPLAASASVATKGGIEFAGVNGYPTHTGNNSHIKFAPRAGFVYQPHGNMVVRGGYGVFYAPIYYSASASLAPGYTATTTYIASNNSNYTPANSITSPYATLQPPTGNSLGLSQGIGSSVTTIDQFRRNPIVQQYSFDIEQELPGKIALQIGYVGSKGRNLLPGNGTTANIDQINPSAIPYGIGSCPANTGASLSTFLGSSSRNPYAGNGGSGVIGAASVSNSQLCRPFPQFSSVSLQQSTSKSLYNALNVKGQRAFHHGLTVISTYTWSSNWDATYGQGSSLNVGANGPQNIYNLNGEYARAINNTPNRFTFGGTYELPFGRGKAFLSGSKWLDLAVGGWSANMTFIGQSGGPLPIQQFTNNNSSLLGTSVQRPNLIQGINPCTTGSVQQRLGVGGRTPYLNAAAFQDVPVGQFGNAPRTIGGCSSPGYRNADVSVFKEFQTERVHYRFQAEALNAFNTPQFALTSNGLKTNSGSFGAVSTNAINFPRFISLGGRISF; the protein is encoded by the coding sequence GTGATTTCAGCAGCCGCCCCAATGCACGCGCAGTCGTACTACGGCACGCTGAAGGGTGTTGTAAAAGACGCCACAGGTTCCGCGGTTCCGAATGCTGAAGTCACGATGACTGACGTAGGTACGAAAATCACCCGTAAGACCGTCACCAGTGGATCCGGCGAATACGTTTTCAATGCAGTGGATCCTGGAACATTCAACATCTCTGTCAGTGCAACTGGCTTTCAGGGGTACGAGCGCAAGGCCGTTGTGGTTGCAACGCAGCAGGTCGTTGCTGTCGATCTTCCTATCGCCGTCGGTTCGTCCACAACGGTTGTCGAAGTGACTGCCACGGAACCCCTCGTGGATAGTGCGACCGCGTCGAACGGCCAGGTATTCGATACGCAGAAGATGGTCGACCTGCCCAACCTGGGTCGGAATCCCTTCCTGTTGACCAAGCTGAATAACAACGTGACTGCCACGGGCGATCCGCGCTTCAATCGCTTCCAGGATCAGTCTGGTTCCTCAGCGATCTCTGTCGCCGGCGGACCAATCAACATGAATAATTACGAAGTCGACGGCGTGCCCATCACCGACTTCTCCAATCGCGCTGTGATCATCCCGTCGGTGGAAGCCGTACAGGAGATGAAGATCCAGGCGAACACGTATGACGCAGAAGCTGGGCGCACTGGCGGCGGAAACTTCAACACGCTGCTCAAGTCCGGCTCGAACACCCTGCACGGCAACCTGTACGGATCTACGCGCCAGTCGAACTGGGCAGCCAATACATGGAACAACAACTTCAATGGCACGGGGCGTCCCGTTACGACCCAGTACAGCTATGAGGGTTCCGTTGGTGGTCCCATCTGGAAGGATCGACTGTTCTTCAACGTGACGGAAGAAGGCTACCGCCAGCGTTCGCCCCTGGCTGCCGATTACTACCTTCCTACCGACCTTGAACGTAGTGGTGACTTCTCACAGACGAAAGTGAAAGACAGCGCGGGGAACATCGTTCCGCTGAATATCTACGACCCGTCCACGGCAACATCCGGCAACCGCACCGCGTATGCAGGCAACCGGCTTCCGGCACTCAACGCCGTCGCGGTGAAAGCGCTTGCTGCTCTTCCGCGTTGCGTGGGCAGCTGCATCTCGAACACCACGGTGTACGGCTCGCCGAACTTTCATCCCACGGACATTCTTGGGGACCGTGCCGACGAATTCATCGGCAAGGTGGACTTCCAGGTGCTGAAGCGCTGGCTCGCAAACGCTTCCTACATGCACTACGGCTCCAAGGAGCCCGGTGGTGATCCTCTCGGTTCCTTCGCCGGCGCCAGCAGCTCTTACCTGCTCTATCGCAAGGTGGATGCTGTCACCTTGAACAATGTAATCACACTGACTCCGACTACCGTCCTGACAGTTGGCTACGGTCAGAATCGGTTCCCGAATAACACTCTAGATTTGACGTCCAACTACAACACGGCCACCCAGCTGGGTATTCAGGGGCCGTTCGGCACCAGCGTTCAGAAGCAAGCCTTCCCTGAACTGGCGTTCTCGCAGCTGCCGCAGCTCGGTACAAATAACTCGGGTCCGCAGGTTTACTACTCGCGTCAGATTGTCGCGGGCATTGCGAAGAGCATGGGCCGTCAGTCCGTCAAACTTGGGTACGTCTTCCGCTCCATCAGCGTGGACTTCACCAACGTGTCGACCGCGAATGGTGTCTTCAACATCAGCAACACATTCACCGCGATTAATCCGACCGCAAAGAACGGTCCTGCGGGCCAGCAGACCGGTGCGGATCTTGCTGACTTCCTTCTCGGTTACCCTACTTCGGGTTCTGTGCAAACGACGTCGAAGATCGCGCTGAATGTCCGTTACCACGCCGCTTACCTTCAGGACGACATCCGAGTCAATGACAAGCTCAGCATCAATGCCGGACTACGGTATGAGTACGAGCTTGGTATTTACGAGCGGAACAACCGCTACGCTGTTGGCTTTGACCGCAACGTGAATAGCCCTCTGGCTGCATCGGCGAGCGTCGCGACAAAGGGCGGTATCGAGTTCGCCGGTGTGAACGGTTATCCGACGCACACCGGCAACAATAGTCACATCAAGTTTGCTCCGCGCGCCGGCTTCGTCTATCAGCCGCATGGCAACATGGTGGTTCGTGGTGGCTACGGTGTCTTCTACGCGCCGATCTATTACTCGGCAAGCGCATCGCTTGCTCCCGGCTACACTGCGACGACGACGTACATCGCTTCAAACAACAGTAACTACACACCTGCAAACAGTATTACCAGCCCCTATGCAACATTGCAGCCGCCGACCGGCAATTCACTGGGTCTGTCGCAGGGTATTGGTAGCTCCGTGACCACGATCGATCAATTCCGTCGCAATCCCATCGTGCAGCAGTACTCCTTCGATATCGAACAGGAGCTGCCAGGGAAGATTGCTCTGCAGATTGGCTATGTCGGATCCAAGGGCCGCAACCTTCTGCCGGGAAATGGCACCACGGCCAACATCGATCAGATCAACCCTTCCGCTATTCCTTACGGCATCGGTTCCTGCCCGGCCAATACGGGTGCCAGCCTTTCCACCTTTCTCGGATCTTCAAGCCGTAACCCATACGCTGGGAACGGCGGCTCTGGCGTCATTGGAGCGGCCAGCGTTTCCAACAGCCAGCTCTGCCGGCCCTTTCCGCAGTTCTCCTCCGTGTCCCTGCAGCAGAGCACATCGAAGTCGCTCTACAACGCGCTCAACGTCAAGGGACAGCGCGCCTTCCATCACGGCCTGACGGTCATCTCGACCTACACGTGGTCGTCGAACTGGGACGCAACCTACGGACAGGGAAGCAGCCTGAACGTCGGTGCAAACGGACCGCAGAACATCTACAACCTGAACGGCGAGTACGCTCGTGCTATCAACAACACGCCAAACCGCTTCACCTTCGGTGGCACTTACGAGCTGCCCTTCGGTCGTGGCAAGGCATTCCTCTCCGGCAGCAAGTGGCTTGATCTGGCCGTGGGCGGCTGGAGCGCGAACATGACCTTTATTGGTCAGAGTGGCGGACCGCTTCCCATCCAGCAGTTCACAAACAACAACTCCAGCCTGCTCGGCACATCGGTGCAGCGTCCAAACCTGATCCAGGGGATCAATCCCTGCACCACGGGTTCTGTACAGCAGCGCCTTGGAGTCGGTGGACGTACGCCTTACCTGAACGCTGCAGCCTTCCAGGACGTGCCCGTCGGACAGTTCGGCAATGCTCCTCGCACCATCGGCGGCTGCTCCTCGCCCGGTTATCGCAATGCGGACGTCTCGGTCTTTAAGGAGTTTCAAACCGAGCGCGTGCACTACCGGTTCCAGGCTGAAGCACTCAATGCCTTTAACACACCGCAGTTCGCACTTACCTCGAACGGCCTGAAGACCAACTCCGGCTCCTTCGGTGCAGTTTCCACCAACGCGATCAACTTCCCGCGCTTCATCTCGCTGGGTGGACGTATCTCGTTCTAA
- a CDS encoding HesB/IscA family protein, producing the protein MATAVTTPEVVTAPEIVNAPATQPVNLTPSAQAKVKEIMATQDPLPAGLRIGVVGGGCSGFQYSMSFENQQGMMDKVVRFDDLKVFVDATSAMYLNGCIVDYVETLEAAGFKFENPQVKSTCGCGSSFSV; encoded by the coding sequence ATGGCCACTGCCGTTACCACGCCCGAGGTTGTTACCGCGCCGGAGATCGTCAACGCGCCCGCCACGCAGCCGGTGAACCTGACCCCCTCCGCGCAGGCGAAGGTGAAGGAGATCATGGCGACGCAGGACCCCCTCCCCGCCGGCCTTCGTATCGGCGTCGTCGGTGGTGGCTGCTCGGGCTTCCAGTACTCGATGAGCTTTGAGAACCAGCAGGGCATGATGGACAAGGTTGTCCGCTTTGACGATCTGAAGGTCTTTGTCGACGCCACGAGCGCCATGTATCTGAACGGCTGCATCGTCGACTACGTTGAGACGCTGGAGGCGGCTGGCTTCAAGTTTGAGAATCCCCAGGTCAAGAGCACCTGCGGCTGCGGCTCATCGTTCTCCGTCTAG
- a CDS encoding type II secretion system F family protein, whose product MTEFTVKLADERGRVQEQTHPAATAEELRARFTQAGYLVYSVKPRTAMGSGGRNKKVGLQNFLVFNQQFVTLIRAGLPIPGSLELLARRQRDLNFKAQLENVAARVKTGESLSGAFDAQGGFPLIFTTTLLAGERSGNLEEVLQRYTDFQRVSLTVTKKLKSALVYPVLLITLVVGLFVFLISFVVPRFATLYDQLNAPLPKITLVLLSVGNAAQNYGLYAIPLLLLGGFLIYRWSKTDKGASAIDKLRLGVPLLGVIWLKYQVALFSRTLSTLLTGGLPLVPSLETAARSISSRQVSNAVFSSVTQVREGQRLSTSLEGTRVFPELAIEMIEVGESTGALPTMLNSVAGFFEEDVETSLAGVLSLIEPTLLIFMGVVVAVILISLYLPILQLGAGGINGSTSGQ is encoded by the coding sequence GTGACAGAATTCACCGTAAAACTCGCCGACGAACGCGGCCGTGTGCAGGAGCAGACGCACCCCGCGGCCACCGCGGAAGAACTGCGGGCGCGTTTCACCCAGGCCGGTTACCTGGTGTATTCGGTCAAGCCGCGCACGGCGATGGGCAGCGGCGGTCGCAACAAGAAGGTCGGCCTGCAGAACTTCCTGGTTTTCAATCAGCAGTTCGTCACACTGATCCGCGCCGGACTGCCCATTCCCGGATCGCTGGAGCTACTCGCGCGTCGTCAGCGCGACCTGAACTTCAAAGCGCAGCTCGAAAACGTCGCGGCACGCGTCAAGACTGGTGAATCCCTCTCAGGCGCCTTCGACGCGCAGGGCGGCTTTCCGCTGATCTTCACAACGACACTGCTGGCCGGCGAGCGTTCCGGAAACCTGGAAGAGGTTTTGCAGCGCTACACGGATTTCCAGCGCGTTTCGCTGACCGTGACGAAGAAGCTCAAGTCAGCGCTTGTCTACCCGGTGTTGCTGATCACGCTGGTGGTGGGTCTCTTCGTCTTCCTGATCTCGTTCGTGGTGCCGCGTTTTGCCACGCTTTACGACCAGCTCAACGCGCCGTTGCCGAAGATTACGCTGGTGCTCCTGTCCGTAGGCAATGCTGCGCAAAATTACGGACTCTACGCGATCCCATTGCTGCTACTTGGCGGGTTCCTGATCTATCGCTGGTCGAAGACCGACAAAGGTGCGAGCGCCATCGACAAGCTTCGGCTTGGTGTCCCGCTGCTTGGCGTCATCTGGCTGAAGTACCAGGTCGCACTCTTTTCGCGGACGCTCTCCACGCTGCTGACTGGCGGCCTGCCACTGGTGCCGTCACTCGAGACGGCAGCACGATCGATCTCCTCGCGCCAGGTTTCCAACGCGGTCTTCTCATCGGTCACACAGGTGCGCGAAGGTCAGCGCCTGAGCACATCGCTTGAAGGCACGCGGGTCTTCCCGGAACTGGCCATCGAGATGATCGAAGTCGGCGAATCTACCGGCGCTTTGCCGACCATGCTGAATTCTGTCGCAGGCTTCTTCGAAGAAGACGTTGAAACGTCGCTCGCCGGCGTTCTTTCGCTCATCGAGCCAACCTTGCTCATCTTCATGGGCGTCGTCGTCGCGGTCATTCTCATCTCGCTCTATCTGCCCATCCTGCAGCTCGGCGCGGGCGGCATCAACGGTTCCACTTCCGGTCAGTAG
- a CDS encoding GspE/PulE family protein — protein sequence MASPLAIPIANPELNETERAQLMARRYHCEFVDLRDFKIQHELVKSVPVELMFRYNFIPLEQLGDRLVIAVSDPSRLMVLDEISGLLGTRLMTRVATLSQITDLLKKTEQSQRVLEEASEGMTFDVLSAEDNPDENISIERLTSEDDISPIIRLVDTTIFSALERRASDIHLETYDDSLLVKYRIDGVLQQAMAPIAREHHQTILSRIKVMSELDIAERRVPQDGRFRVRYKGRLIDFRVSIMPTVHGENCVLRVLDKESMSEKFKKLSLDVVGFGAEDLRRFRKYIKEPYGMVLVTGPTGSGKTTTLYAALNEIKSEEDKIITIEDPVEYQIRGITQIPVNEKKGLTFARGLRSILRHDPDKILVGEIRDAETAQIAINSALTGHLVFTTVHANNVVDVLGRFLNMGVEPYNFVSALNCILAQRLVRQICDFCATTRTYSDAEMVANGLNPEEWQGHPFREGTGCIECSGTGFRGRSAIHELLELDDEIRELLLVKAPGSEIRRKAKDKGMLFLRDSALERVRAGITTMHEINKVTFIESGR from the coding sequence ATGGCCTCGCCCCTAGCCATACCCATCGCCAACCCCGAACTGAATGAGACCGAGCGCGCACAATTGATGGCGCGACGTTACCACTGTGAGTTCGTCGATCTACGCGACTTCAAAATCCAGCATGAGCTTGTAAAGTCCGTCCCGGTTGAGCTGATGTTCCGCTACAACTTCATCCCACTGGAGCAGCTTGGCGATCGTCTTGTCATTGCTGTCAGCGATCCTTCGCGCCTGATGGTCCTGGACGAGATCAGCGGTCTACTTGGCACGCGCCTGATGACGCGCGTGGCGACGCTCTCGCAGATTACTGACCTGCTCAAGAAGACCGAGCAGTCACAGCGTGTCCTCGAAGAAGCCAGCGAAGGTATGACCTTCGACGTCCTAAGTGCTGAGGACAATCCGGACGAAAACATTTCCATCGAACGGCTGACGAGCGAAGACGATATTTCGCCCATCATCCGACTTGTCGACACGACGATCTTCTCCGCGCTCGAGCGCCGTGCTTCGGACATTCACCTTGAGACCTATGACGATTCGCTGCTCGTGAAGTACCGCATCGACGGCGTGTTGCAGCAGGCCATGGCTCCCATTGCACGGGAGCATCACCAGACCATCCTCTCCCGCATCAAGGTCATGAGCGAGCTCGACATCGCCGAACGTCGCGTCCCGCAGGACGGTCGTTTCCGTGTCCGCTACAAGGGCCGCCTCATCGACTTCCGCGTCTCCATCATGCCCACCGTGCACGGCGAAAACTGCGTGCTCCGCGTGCTCGACAAAGAGTCGATGAGCGAGAAATTCAAAAAGCTCTCGCTCGATGTCGTCGGCTTCGGTGCAGAGGATCTGCGGCGCTTCCGTAAGTACATCAAGGAGCCGTACGGCATGGTGCTGGTCACGGGGCCGACCGGTTCCGGTAAGACCACCACGCTCTACGCCGCGCTGAATGAGATCAAGAGCGAAGAAGACAAGATCATCACCATTGAGGATCCCGTCGAGTACCAGATCCGCGGCATCACGCAGATCCCCGTCAACGAGAAGAAGGGCCTCACCTTCGCACGAGGTCTACGCTCCATCCTTCGTCACGATCCCGACAAGATCCTTGTCGGTGAAATCCGCGACGCAGAGACCGCGCAGATCGCCATCAACTCCGCGCTTACGGGCCATCTTGTCTTCACGACGGTGCACGCAAACAACGTCGTCGACGTTCTCGGCCGATTCCTGAACATGGGCGTCGAGCCGTACAACTTCGTGTCGGCGTTGAACTGCATCCTGGCGCAGCGGCTGGTCCGTCAGATCTGCGATTTCTGCGCGACCACGCGTACCTACAGCGACGCGGAGATGGTGGCAAACGGCCTGAACCCCGAAGAGTGGCAGGGACACCCATTCCGCGAGGGAACCGGCTGCATCGAGTGCAGTGGCACCGGTTTCCGCGGCCGTTCCGCCATCCACGAACTGCTGGAACTGGATGATGAGATCCGCGAACTGCTGCTGGTCAAGGCTCCCGGCTCCGAGATCCGCCGTAAGGCAAAGGACAAGGGAATGCTCTTCCTGCGCGACTCGGCTCTCGAGCGTGTCCGTGCCGGCATCACAACCATGCACGAGATCAACAAGGTCACATTCATTGAGAGCGGTCGGTAA
- a CDS encoding alpha/beta hydrolase family protein, translating to MKMKLWIPSLLGSLMTASLFAQKISDQPKAPELSVVSAAGLMGPPEFQALPSKPADFRYSYGPNADQFGELRVPSNTGPHPVAILIHGGCWRADYSTLRDLAPMADALKAKGIATWNIEYRRLSQSGGGWPGTYLDVGKGADYLRIIAERHRLDLSRVILVGHSAGGHLAMWAASRSRLAAGSPLHVNDPLPIRGVVNLAGTADMEAFIPFEQDACAESVVEELLGGKPFEVPEHYEQASAIRRLPIGVSQILFWGRKDQVVPMSLGERYINAAKDAGDSVRLIAFPTVGHFEIASPFSVTWPTIESEIALLLQKKP from the coding sequence ATGAAAATGAAGCTCTGGATTCCCTCTCTACTCGGATCGCTGATGACTGCGAGCCTCTTTGCGCAGAAGATCAGCGACCAACCCAAGGCTCCCGAATTGTCGGTGGTCAGCGCCGCCGGGCTTATGGGACCACCAGAATTTCAGGCTCTCCCGAGCAAGCCGGCTGACTTTCGATATTCCTATGGCCCGAATGCGGATCAGTTCGGGGAGTTACGCGTCCCGTCGAATACGGGTCCGCATCCCGTCGCGATCCTGATCCACGGCGGTTGCTGGAGGGCGGATTACTCCACTCTGCGCGATTTGGCTCCAATGGCCGATGCGCTCAAAGCCAAGGGGATCGCGACATGGAACATAGAGTATCGACGACTCTCACAGTCGGGCGGCGGCTGGCCGGGAACATATCTGGATGTGGGTAAGGGCGCCGATTATCTGCGCATCATCGCGGAGCGACATCGACTCGACCTCTCACGTGTCATCCTCGTAGGACATTCAGCCGGTGGGCACCTGGCCATGTGGGCGGCTTCGCGTTCCAGGCTCGCGGCCGGTAGTCCACTGCATGTCAACGATCCGCTTCCAATCCGAGGCGTGGTCAATCTTGCTGGCACGGCAGACATGGAGGCGTTTATTCCATTCGAACAGGATGCCTGTGCCGAATCGGTAGTGGAAGAACTTCTGGGCGGAAAACCCTTTGAGGTTCCGGAACACTACGAACAAGCATCTGCAATAAGGAGGTTGCCCATTGGCGTTTCGCAAATTCTCTTCTGGGGCCGGAAGGACCAGGTTGTTCCGATGTCACTGGGCGAACGCTACATAAATGCTGCGAAGGATGCCGGTGACTCTGTGCGCCTTATAGCCTTCCCAACGGTAGGGCATTTCGAGATCGCCAGTCCGTTCTCCGTGACATGGCCGACAATTGAAAGTGAGATCGCCTTGCTCCTTCAAAAGAAACCATGA
- a CDS encoding PilN domain-containing protein, producing MRVSINLATRPYVELDRLLRQLRIAIGVLAVVAAGMGIWLHTMTARAREQRSQLDRLNAQADTLQRERAANEARLRQPVNAATLGRNHFLNTLFARKAFSWTAVLMDLEDVMPTGVQVTSIEPIIASTGEVTIRLRVLGERERTVELVRNLEHSKRFISPRLAGEAQQTANRTGATTIGANGLPQLVAATGANGLPAISGVEFEIVSGYNPLQPRMREKTAPHTAPAADAADDAPAPKRKQKVPATPQLSPTTGGRAGAR from the coding sequence GTGCGCGTCTCCATCAATCTCGCAACACGGCCGTATGTTGAGCTTGACCGCCTTCTGCGGCAACTCCGCATCGCCATCGGCGTGCTCGCCGTGGTGGCCGCTGGTATGGGCATCTGGCTGCACACCATGACGGCGCGTGCTCGCGAACAGCGGAGCCAGCTTGATCGCCTAAACGCGCAGGCGGATACGCTGCAGCGCGAACGCGCCGCTAACGAAGCCCGGCTGCGCCAGCCCGTCAACGCCGCGACTCTGGGCCGAAACCATTTTCTGAACACTCTCTTCGCACGCAAGGCATTTTCGTGGACCGCCGTCCTGATGGACCTGGAAGACGTCATGCCGACCGGTGTGCAGGTGACCTCCATCGAGCCGATCATTGCGTCTACGGGCGAGGTTACGATTCGTCTGCGCGTCCTGGGCGAGCGGGAGCGGACGGTGGAATTGGTGCGCAACTTGGAGCACTCCAAGCGGTTCATCTCTCCGCGGCTTGCAGGCGAGGCGCAGCAGACGGCTAATCGCACTGGCGCGACCACGATCGGTGCGAACGGTCTGCCACAACTCGTGGCAGCTACAGGCGCTAACGGACTGCCGGCAATCTCCGGCGTTGAGTTTGAGATCGTCTCCGGCTACAACCCACTGCAGCCCCGCATGCGTGAGAAGACTGCGCCACACACGGCGCCTGCCGCGGACGCAGCAGACGATGCCCCCGCACCCAAGCGCAAGCAGAAGGTTCCGGCAACACCGCAGCTCTCGCCCACTACAGGCGGAAGGGCTGGTGCGCGATGA
- the dnaK gene encoding molecular chaperone DnaK, with protein sequence MGKIIGIDLGTTNSCVSVMEGGEPKVIANEEGGRTTPSIVAFTKSGERLVGQVAKRQAITNPENTIYSIKRFMGRRPNEVNEEMKMVPYKVVTKGDNVYIDAQGKEYTPPEISAMILQKLKKAAEDYLGQSVTEAVITVPAYFNDSQRQATKDAGKIAGLDVKRIVNEPTAAALAYGLDKKKDETIVVYDFGGGTFDVSVLEVGEGVIEVKSTNGDTHLGGDNLDQRLVEFLIDEFRKQEGLDLKGKGNEMALQRLRDAAERAKIELSTTMETEINLPFITADATGPKHLVVKLTRAKFESLVEDLLQKSIGPCKQAMKDAGIDASKVDEVVLVGGQTRMPRMQALVKELFGKDPHKGVNPDEVVAIGAAVQGGVLGGEVKDLLLLDVTPLTLAIETMGSVATAMIPRNTTIPTKKTETFSTAADSQTEVEVHVIQGERPLASQNRTLGKFKLSGIPPAPRGVPQIEVTFDIDANGILNVTAKDNATGKDQKITITSSSGLSKDEVERMAKEAEAHAGEDKEKREEIEARNQLDSMVYNVDKMFKENGDKISGDERQQVEEALNDAKTTLTGSPSATELKAANERLTAASHKLAEAMYKTGQAGATGEADATAGTHTEAPKDEGVIDAEYVDVDHK encoded by the coding sequence ATGGGCAAGATCATCGGAATCGACCTGGGAACCACCAACAGCTGCGTGTCCGTCATGGAAGGCGGCGAGCCGAAGGTTATCGCGAACGAAGAGGGTGGCCGTACCACGCCGTCCATCGTTGCCTTCACCAAGAGCGGCGAGCGCCTCGTCGGTCAGGTCGCCAAGCGCCAGGCCATCACCAATCCTGAAAACACCATTTACTCCATCAAGCGCTTCATGGGCCGTCGCCCGAACGAAGTGAATGAAGAGATGAAGATGGTGCCGTACAAGGTCGTCACCAAGGGCGACAACGTCTACATCGACGCGCAGGGCAAGGAGTACACGCCGCCCGAGATCAGCGCGATGATTTTGCAGAAGTTGAAGAAGGCTGCGGAAGACTACCTCGGCCAGTCCGTCACGGAAGCCGTCATCACTGTCCCCGCGTACTTCAACGACTCCCAGCGTCAGGCCACGAAGGATGCCGGCAAGATCGCCGGTCTCGACGTGAAGCGTATCGTTAACGAGCCGACGGCAGCTGCGCTCGCTTACGGTCTCGACAAGAAGAAGGACGAGACCATCGTGGTCTATGACTTCGGCGGCGGTACGTTCGACGTGTCCGTGCTCGAAGTCGGCGAAGGCGTCATCGAGGTGAAGTCGACCAATGGTGATACCCACCTTGGCGGCGACAACCTGGATCAGCGCCTGGTCGAGTTCCTGATCGACGAGTTCCGCAAGCAGGAAGGTCTGGACCTGAAGGGCAAGGGCAACGAAATGGCCCTGCAGCGCCTGCGCGATGCGGCTGAGCGCGCCAAGATCGAACTCTCCACAACCATGGAGACTGAGATCAACCTGCCGTTCATCACCGCAGACGCGACCGGACCGAAGCACCTCGTCGTCAAGCTGACCCGCGCAAAGTTCGAGTCGCTCGTCGAAGATCTGCTGCAGAAGTCCATCGGACCCTGCAAGCAGGCGATGAAGGATGCCGGCATCGATGCCTCCAAGGTCGATGAAGTCGTTCTCGTCGGCGGCCAGACCCGCATGCCCCGCATGCAGGCCCTGGTCAAGGAGCTCTTCGGTAAGGATCCGCACAAGGGTGTGAACCCGGATGAAGTCGTCGCGATCGGAGCCGCGGTTCAGGGCGGCGTTCTCGGTGGCGAAGTGAAGGATCTGCTGCTGCTCGACGTGACCCCGCTGACCCTGGCCATCGAAACCATGGGCTCGGTTGCAACGGCCATGATCCCGCGCAACACGACCATCCCCACCAAGAAGACGGAGACCTTCTCCACCGCTGCGGATTCGCAGACGGAAGTGGAAGTCCACGTCATCCAGGGCGAGCGTCCGCTGGCTTCGCAGAACCGTACGCTCGGCAAGTTCAAGCTGAGTGGCATTCCTCCCGCACCGCGCGGTGTGCCGCAGATCGAGGTCACCTTTGACATCGACGCAAACGGCATCCTGAACGTGACGGCAAAGGACAACGCCACCGGCAAGGATCAGAAGATCACCATCACCAGCTCCTCGGGTCTCAGCAAGGATGAGGTCGAGCGCATGGCGAAGGAAGCCGAGGCACACGCGGGCGAGGACAAGGAGAAGCGCGAGGAGATCGAAGCGCGGAACCAGCTCGACAGCATGGTCTACAACGTCGACAAGATGTTCAAGGAGAACGGCGACAAGATCAGCGGCGACGAGCGTCAGCAGGTCGAGGAAGCTCTCAACGACGCAAAGACGACCCTGACCGGATCGCCCTCCGCGACCGAACTGAAGGCAGCCAATGAACGTCTGACCGCGGCAAGCCACAAGCTTGCTGAGGCCATGTACAAGACGGGTCAGGCCGGCGCGACCGGTGAAGCAGACGCTACTGCCGGTACGCACACCGAAGCACCGAAGGATGAGGGCGTGATCGACGCCGAGTACGTAGACGTCGACCACAAGTAA